The Cycloclasticus sp. genomic sequence GTCGTATGGTTGGTTGATTATAGGCATTGCAACACTGTCAGTGCTTTCTAAAGAAGTGATGTTTCATTTAACGATGAGGACAGCAAAAGAAACTAAGTCGGCTTTATTAAAGGCAAATGCTTGGCACCATAGAAGTGATGCGATTTCATCATTGGTGGTGTTGATCGGGGTTGGCCTTGAGATGGCAGGTTTCCAGTATTTTGATTCCATCGCGGCGCTTGTTGTGGGTCTAATGGTGGTAAAAATTGGTGTTGACCTGGTGCTTAGTGCGAGTAAAGAACTGGTTGATACCGCCTTAGATGCTCGCATTGTAGAGCAGATCAAACAGCTTATCTTGAATGTACATGGAGTAAGGCAGCTGCATTTTTTGCGCACCCGAAAAATGGGAGAAACGGCTCTGGTTGATGTGCACATTCTTGTTGATCCAAAAATCAGTGTATCAGAGGGTCACTTAGTCAGTGAAACGGTACGACTGTCATTGATGAGCGGAGTGGAAAACATTGGTGAGGTGATGGTGCATATTGACCCAGAAGACGACGAAATGTATTCACCAAGCGCGGCACTGCCGTTG encodes the following:
- a CDS encoding cation diffusion facilitator family transporter, which translates into the protein MSQTITETQAKKKITVIGSVVNLVLSILKIGFGWLGQSHALIADGFHSLSDLLTDALVYYAAHHANEAADEEHPYGHARFETLATVILGSILIAVAGAIVWDAISRFFNDQSLSYGWLIIGIATLSVLSKEVMFHLTMRTAKETKSALLKANAWHHRSDAISSLVVLIGVGLEMAGFQYFDSIAALVVGLMVVKIGVDLVLSASKELVDTALDARIVEQIKQLILNVHGVRQLHFLRTRKMGETALVDVHILVDPKISVSEGHLVSETVRLSLMSGVENIGEVMVHIDPEDDEMYSPSAALPLRDSLLTQFDEAWDGLIEKDSVRNINLHYLGGKVEVEIRLPFEIVENIKQAEEVSERFKNRTLTVPKVVDVKVLFL